In Leptotrichia sp. oral taxon 221, the DNA window TTTTTCCAATTCAATTATCGCCATAACATCTTCTTCAGTTAGTGGTTCAAAATAAAGTTTGTCAGAAATTGAGAAATCTGTCGATACAGTTTCTGGATTATTATTTATAATAATTGCCTCATATCCAAATTCTTTAATCGCTTTTACCGCATGAACTGTCGCATAGTCGAATTCCACTCCTTGCCCAATTCTAATCGGTCCTGAACCTAATACAACAATTTTTTTCTTATCAGTTCTAACTGACTCATTTTCTTGCTCATAAGAAGAATAAAAATAAGGTGTTTCAGATTTAAATTCTGCCGCACAAGTATCGACCATTTTAAATACTGGTTTAATATTGTTTTCATGTCTTAACTTATAAATTTCTTCTTCAGTCGTATTCCATCTATGAGCAATTACTTTATCAGAGAATCCATATTTTTTAGCATAAAGCAACACATCTACATTTCCAACATTGTTTTTCAATTCTTTTTCAATATCTATAATATTTTGCATTTTATCCAAGAAGAACATATCGATTTTCGTAACTTCATGAATGTTTCCAGGTGTTACTCCTCTTCTCAAAGCCTCACCAATAAAGAACAATCTTTCATCTCCAGCCTTCTTAATTCTTCTCATAATATAATCCAATTTAAATTCCTCACCATTTGGTAATCCTAAATGATGAACACCATATTCCAATGAACGAATAGCCTTCAATAAACTTTCTTCATACGTTCTACCCATTGCCATTACTTCCCCAGTTGCTTTCATCTGAGTTCCCAAATGTCTATCTGCTTTTTCAAATTTATCAAATGGGAATCTAGGAATTTTACTTACAACATAATCTAATGAAGGTTCAAAACATGCATAAGAATTTTTCGTTACAGGATTTATAATTTCATCTAATGTTAATCCTACTGCAATTTTAGCTGCAATTTTAGCTATTGGATATCCTGTCGCCTTTGAGGCCAATGCCGAAGAACGAGAAACTCTTGGATTTACTTCAATAATATAATATTTAAATGAATTTGGATCCAAAGCTAATTGAACATTACATCCACCTTCAATTTTCAATGCTCTAATTATTCTCAATGAAACATCTCTCAACAAATGATACTCTCTATCAGTCAATGTTTGCGAAGGTGCAACTACAATCGAATCTCCAGTATGAATCCCAACTGGATCAATATTTTCCATATTACATACTACAATCGCAGTATCATTACTATCACGCATTACTTCATACTCAATTTCTTTATACCCAGCAATTGATTTTTCCAATAAACATTGAGTTACTGGCGAATAGTGAAGTCCGTTAGTTACAATTTCATCTAATTCTTTTGGATTATGACAAATTCCTCCTCCAGTTCCTCCCATCGTAAACGCAGGTCTTACAATTACTGGATAACCTATTTTTGCTACAAAATCTTTCGCTTCTTGTAAATTATGAATTATTTCTGATTCAGGAACTGGTTCTCCCAATTCATTCATTAAATCTCTAAACAATTCTCTATCTTCTGCTTGTTTTATAGAATCTAGTTTTGTCCCTAATAACTCAACTCCACATTCTTTTAAAACACCTGATTCATGCAACTCAACCGCTAAATTCAATCCTACTTGACCTCCCAATGTTGGAAGCAAAGCATCTGGTCTTTCTTTTCTAATTATTTTTGAAACAAATTCCAAAGTCAACGGTTCAATGTACACTTTATCGGCTATTTCTTTATCTGTCATTATCGTTGCAGGATTTGAATTTACTAAAATTACTTTGTATCCTTCTTCTCTAAGTGATAGACACGCTTGCGTTCCAGCATAATCAAATTCTGCCGCTTGTCCTATAATTATTGGTCCCGATCCTATTACTAAAATAGTTTCTATATCTTTTCGTTTTGGCATTTTTATCTCTCCTTAATTTATTTTTCTAAATTTATTACGTTTTTGTTTATGATTTCGCATATTTTAATTAATAAATGCTTTTTTTCGTACTATTTTTTTTCATATTTTCTATAAATTCATCAAATAAATAATTTGGATCATGTGGTCCTGGTGAAGCTTCTGGGTGATATTGCACTGAAAATACTGGATATTTCTTATGTCTTACCCCTTCACAAGTTTTATCATTTACCGCAATGTGCGTCAATTCCAATTCTGTATCCTTCAAAGAATCTATATCAACTGCATAACCATGATTTTGTGCAGTAATATCCACTTTTCCTGTCAATAAGTTCAATACTGGTTGATTCGCTCCACGATGTCCAAATGGCAATTTATATGTCTTAGCACCACACGCCAATGAAATCAATTGGTGTCCCATACAAATTCCAAAAATTGGTACTTTTCCAATAAGTTCTCTTATTATTGCAATAGTTTCTGGCACATCTATTGGATCTCCAGGTCCA includes these proteins:
- the carB gene encoding carbamoyl-phosphate synthase large subunit gives rise to the protein MPKRKDIETILVIGSGPIIIGQAAEFDYAGTQACLSLREEGYKVILVNSNPATIMTDKEIADKVYIEPLTLEFVSKIIRKERPDALLPTLGGQVGLNLAVELHESGVLKECGVELLGTKLDSIKQAEDRELFRDLMNELGEPVPESEIIHNLQEAKDFVAKIGYPVIVRPAFTMGGTGGGICHNPKELDEIVTNGLHYSPVTQCLLEKSIAGYKEIEYEVMRDSNDTAIVVCNMENIDPVGIHTGDSIVVAPSQTLTDREYHLLRDVSLRIIRALKIEGGCNVQLALDPNSFKYYIIEVNPRVSRSSALASKATGYPIAKIAAKIAVGLTLDEIINPVTKNSYACFEPSLDYVVSKIPRFPFDKFEKADRHLGTQMKATGEVMAMGRTYEESLLKAIRSLEYGVHHLGLPNGEEFKLDYIMRRIKKAGDERLFFIGEALRRGVTPGNIHEVTKIDMFFLDKMQNIIDIEKELKNNVGNVDVLLYAKKYGFSDKVIAHRWNTTEEEIYKLRHENNIKPVFKMVDTCAAEFKSETPYFYSSYEQENESVRTDKKKIVVLGSGPIRIGQGVEFDYATVHAVKAIKEFGYEAIIINNNPETVSTDFSISDKLYFEPLTEEDVMAIIELEKPEGVVVQFGGQTAINLAEKLAKHGVKILGTALEEIDNAENRDKFEELLHKLNIPQPLGKTAFDTETAVKNAAEIGYPVLVRPSYVLGGRAMEIVYREEELRHYMENAVKVSPDHPVLTDRYLVGKEIEVDAICDGETVVIPGIMEHIERAGVHSGDSIAVYPPQSLTQEQIDTLVEYTVRLAKGLNIIGLLNIQYVISKGEVFVLEVNPRSSRTVPFLSKITKVPMANLAMKGILGETLVSKGYKTGLIPSGDTIHTKVPVFSFQKLKDVDTTLGPEMKSTGEVMGSDSTLEKSLYKGLISAGIKVKDQGSVLFTISGAAKEEAFKLAKRFYELGYSILATEGTAEFFKEHGLSRVEVVGKIDETHYGYSVLDVIYKGYVDMVINTAAKKKSATNDGFKIRRAASEQGIACLTSLDTTSALLRVLESISFNVTAI